From a single Nostoc edaphicum CCNP1411 genomic region:
- a CDS encoding MFS transporter, whose amino-acid sequence MFPTEPAAVNNGFGALLKNRGFMLLWIGQLVSQLADKVFFVLMIALLENYSPLPGLAQNSMYSTLMLSFTIPAILFGSAGGIFVDRLPKKLIMVGSDVVRGILTLCLPFLPREFLILLILTFAISSVTQFFAPAEQAAIPLLVKRENLLAANALFSSTMMGALIVGFAIGEPILSLSKSLMGAEYGQEVVVGGLYLLSAAIMQPIKFKEHKPHQEHQGSNHPWTEFTESLRYLKKNRLILNAMLQLTTLYCVFAALTVLTIQLAEEFGLKEKQFGFFLAAAGVGMVFGAAILGHWGDKLHHKPLPLIGFLMMALVLGVFTFTHNLLVALGLCAFLGVGAAFIGVPMQTLIQQQTPSTMHGKVFGFQNHAVNIALALPLAITGPLTDVLGLRTVLVAMSIIVVVVGVWAWQNTRKVLQDVI is encoded by the coding sequence ATGTTTCCAACTGAACCGGCTGCTGTTAATAACGGGTTTGGCGCACTGCTAAAAAACCGTGGTTTTATGCTCCTGTGGATTGGGCAATTGGTGTCCCAGTTAGCAGATAAAGTCTTCTTCGTTTTGATGATTGCTCTATTGGAGAACTACTCACCGCTTCCAGGGTTGGCACAAAACTCAATGTACTCAACTTTGATGCTGTCCTTTACAATACCAGCAATTTTGTTCGGTTCTGCTGGTGGTATTTTTGTTGACCGCTTGCCAAAAAAGCTGATTATGGTTGGCTCAGATGTCGTGCGGGGAATATTAACTTTGTGTCTTCCCTTTTTGCCAAGGGAGTTCCTAATTCTGTTAATTTTAACTTTTGCCATTTCCTCAGTGACGCAGTTTTTTGCACCAGCCGAGCAAGCTGCTATTCCCTTGTTGGTGAAGCGAGAGAATTTGTTGGCAGCCAATGCGCTGTTTAGTAGCACGATGATGGGAGCTTTAATTGTTGGCTTTGCTATCGGTGAACCGATTTTGAGTTTGTCGAAAAGCCTGATGGGAGCAGAATACGGTCAAGAGGTTGTGGTTGGTGGATTATATCTATTATCCGCTGCGATCATGCAGCCAATTAAGTTTAAAGAACACAAACCCCACCAAGAACACCAAGGATCAAATCACCCTTGGACTGAATTCACTGAGAGCTTGCGCTATCTTAAGAAAAACCGTTTGATCTTGAATGCCATGCTGCAACTGACAACTTTATATTGTGTGTTTGCAGCGTTAACAGTGCTGACAATTCAATTAGCCGAGGAGTTTGGTCTTAAAGAAAAACAGTTTGGCTTTTTCTTAGCAGCAGCCGGGGTGGGTATGGTATTTGGTGCGGCGATTTTAGGTCACTGGGGTGATAAATTGCATCACAAACCCCTACCTTTAATTGGATTTTTGATGATGGCACTAGTTTTAGGAGTGTTCACTTTTACGCACAACTTGTTGGTGGCGCTGGGATTGTGTGCATTTTTGGGTGTAGGTGCTGCCTTCATTGGTGTGCCCATGCAAACTTTAATTCAACAACAAACACCATCTACCATGCACGGTAAAGTATTTGGCTTTCAAAATCATGCCGTCAACATCGCTCTGGCCTTACCTCTGGCTATTACTGGGCCATTAACTGATGTTCTGGGCTTGCGAACTGTGCTTGTCGCAATGAGTATTATTGTCGTGGTTGTCGGTGTTTGGGCTTGGCAAAATACCCGCAAAGTCTTGCAAGACGTAATTTAA
- the ilvB gene encoding biosynthetic-type acetolactate synthase large subunit produces MRSLSQISLPQTENHKQSRASSPPALPKRASGGFALLDSLHRHGVDYIFGYPGGAILPIYDDLYKVEATGAMKHILVRHEQGAAHAADGYARATGKVGVCFGTSGPGATNLVTGIATAYMDSIPMIVVTGQVARPSIGTDAFQETDIYGITLPIVKHSYVVRDPKDMARIVAEAFHIASTGRPGPVLIDVPKDVALEEFDYVPVKPGSVKLRGYRPTVKGNPRQIHAAIQLITESRRPLLYVGGGAIAAGAHEEIKQLAELFDIPVTTTLMGIGAFDEHHPLALGMLGMHGTAYANFAVSDCDLLICVGARFDDRVTGKLDEFASRAKVIHIDIDPAEVGKNRIPEVPIVGDVRNVLVDLLRRCKETGVKATPNQNQEWLNLVNRWREEYPLIVPQHPDSISPQEVIVEVSRQAPQAYYTTDVGQHQMWAAQFLKNGPRRWISSAGLGTMGFGLPAAMGAKVAFPDEEVICISGDASFQMCLQELGTLAQYGINVKTIIINNGWQGMVRQWQQAFYGERYSCSNMEVGMPDVELLAKAYGIKGMVISDRSQLKDAIAEMLAHKGPVIVNAHVTRDENCYPMVAPGKSNAQMVGLQKQAPKAAAEPVYCSHCNAKNAPTHNFCAECGTKL; encoded by the coding sequence GTGCGATCGCTTTCCCAAATTAGTCTCCCACAAACCGAGAATCACAAACAGTCTCGTGCTTCTAGCCCGCCAGCCTTGCCAAAACGTGCATCTGGCGGTTTTGCTCTACTTGACAGCCTTCATCGCCACGGCGTTGATTATATTTTTGGTTATCCTGGTGGAGCAATTCTACCAATTTACGACGACCTGTATAAGGTGGAAGCAACTGGTGCTATGAAGCACATTCTCGTAAGACACGAACAAGGCGCAGCCCACGCCGCTGACGGTTATGCCCGTGCCACAGGGAAAGTAGGAGTATGCTTTGGTACTTCTGGGCCAGGAGCAACTAACTTGGTAACAGGCATCGCCACCGCCTATATGGACTCAATCCCAATGATTGTAGTCACGGGACAGGTAGCACGTCCGTCCATTGGTACAGATGCGTTTCAAGAAACCGATATTTACGGGATTACTCTACCAATTGTCAAGCACTCTTATGTAGTGCGTGACCCCAAAGATATGGCGCGAATTGTCGCCGAAGCTTTCCACATTGCTAGTACTGGGCGTCCGGGGCCTGTTTTGATTGATGTCCCCAAAGATGTCGCTTTAGAAGAATTTGACTATGTACCTGTAAAACCAGGTTCAGTAAAGTTACGCGGTTATCGTCCCACGGTGAAGGGAAATCCTCGGCAAATTCATGCCGCGATTCAGTTGATTACTGAAAGTCGCCGTCCGCTATTGTATGTCGGTGGTGGTGCGATCGCAGCCGGCGCCCATGAAGAAATTAAACAACTAGCTGAATTATTCGATATCCCTGTCACCACAACCTTAATGGGGATCGGTGCATTTGACGAACATCATCCCCTAGCTTTGGGAATGTTGGGGATGCACGGTACTGCTTACGCTAACTTCGCCGTTAGTGATTGCGACTTGCTGATTTGCGTCGGCGCCAGATTTGACGATCGCGTTACAGGCAAGTTAGACGAATTCGCCTCCCGCGCCAAAGTCATTCACATCGACATCGATCCCGCAGAAGTTGGCAAAAACCGCATTCCCGAAGTGCCCATAGTGGGCGATGTGCGGAACGTGTTAGTAGACTTGTTGCGTCGATGTAAAGAAACAGGCGTCAAGGCGACACCGAATCAAAACCAAGAGTGGTTGAATCTAGTTAACCGCTGGCGTGAAGAGTATCCTCTAATCGTGCCACAGCATCCCGACAGCATTTCACCCCAAGAAGTGATTGTAGAAGTTAGTCGCCAAGCACCCCAGGCTTACTACACTACAGATGTCGGACAGCATCAAATGTGGGCAGCACAATTCCTAAAGAACGGCCCAAGGCGCTGGATTTCTAGCGCTGGTTTGGGAACGATGGGTTTTGGCTTACCTGCGGCAATGGGTGCGAAAGTAGCGTTTCCTGATGAAGAAGTCATCTGTATTAGCGGTGATGCTAGTTTCCAAATGTGTTTACAGGAACTAGGAACACTTGCACAGTATGGGATAAACGTCAAGACAATAATTATCAATAACGGCTGGCAAGGGATGGTGCGCCAGTGGCAGCAAGCCTTCTATGGTGAGCGTTACTCATGCTCCAACATGGAAGTAGGGATGCCAGACGTAGAGTTATTGGCAAAAGCTTATGGGATTAAAGGCATGGTAATTAGCGATCGCAGTCAATTAAAAGATGCGATCGCCGAAATGCTAGCACACAAAGGCCCAGTGATTGTGAATGCCCACGTCACCAGAGACGAAAACTGCTATCCAATGGTAGCCCCTGGCAAGAGCAACGCTCAAATGGTTGGCTTGCAAAAGCAAGCGCCGAAAGCCGCAGCAGAGCCAGTGTATTGTAGTCATTGCAATGCTAAAAATGCGCCTACTCACAACTTCTGCGCTGAGTGTGGGACAAAGCTGTAA
- a CDS encoding DUF4351 domain-containing protein: protein MLTQVATAVDMIEEIDERQNISACVQVLAGLRFDKSLITQLFREEIMQESVIYQDILQKGLQQGEERGKKQEALQLIMRLLTRRFAAIEPEIEQQIRTLPITQLEDLAEALLDFSSQSDLVHYLGNISLPQPNQED, encoded by the coding sequence TTGTTAACTCAAGTCGCTACTGCTGTCGATATGATTGAAGAAATAGACGAGCGACAAAATATATCAGCTTGTGTACAGGTTTTAGCTGGTTTGCGGTTTGATAAAAGTTTGATTACACAGCTTTTCAGAGAGGAAATTATGCAAGAATCTGTGATTTACCAAGACATTCTGCAAAAGGGATTGCAACAAGGAGAAGAACGAGGAAAGAAACAGGAGGCACTACAACTGATTATGCGTCTTTTAACACGTCGGTTTGCTGCGATTGAACCAGAGATAGAACAGCAGATTCGCACATTGCCTATTACTCAACTAGAAGACTTAGCTGAGGCGCTGTTAGATTTCTCCAGTCAAAGCGATTTAGTGCATTACTTAGGAAATATTTCTTTACCTCAACCTAATCAGGAAGATTAA
- a CDS encoding ATP-binding protein, which yields MMPHSAHPTLGQSSYPRLTRSLSAIESWGFGLTAHISWTALVPAIHFALGSQAIFVWIPAVIFGMLLNYQVKRLGMHFINVAGGTPNYASKLLQHYPGLASYAAIGYLLNWVSYLAVNTIVLKDLIKVNLEALGIACPDILLEISFTLLPFIVAFSGTRALSILHLFFVIPAFGLLMIFCVQGLCWLAFSPASPGFFPSNWPPLSFVDWAKWFFFVTYATYSCETASSFVADSRHPTQTLRFLDVAAWMMPPIFLGGSWVVMRLATNPNLQDNAFLNLVAASQPFWGRFAGVSVSFLLVAASLLGSATVVSNCPRILYQLALEKHISPVFSVVSRRGVFAPALTLTLILCLIYLIWGDVARIVAVGNVGWFVSFMLLHLGLWLRRDRSEVLFPRISLGILLIEVVVLLVGGLAWGWLNLLIGLLFPIGVMAIDAVIRRVNFPPFHPSWWMQRYRTRPVIIIKDSVILQVSILIFLLCSAVAIGWLFGVKLNQVATAGGENIFVVLLMSVAFVGVAIACWTSLPQVVAIAEAREAAEHLFTVAQDGILVVDDQGIIQQANPATESFFGVSPSELQGNYLNKWLPALVYYPDQWIKRSEQTLLSNGKNRTLEVSISDRPHQDFQEYVVILHDITQRKQAEQILRYSEAQLRQEAKQLASQLVQSEKMSSLGQLVAGVAHEINNPVNFIYGNIAHANQYIQDLLRLLQLYQYNYPNPGTEIKKETEAIDLDFLIADLPNLLTSMTVGAERITEIVLSLRNFSRLDEAEMKAVNIHEGIDNTLMILEHRLKPKSNYLAIEVIKEYGDLPLVECYAGQLNQVFMNLLANAIDALEEAVENGEWGIEKAALSTPQIYIHTQLTSDNQVVIRIGDNGIGIPENVQKHLFEPFFTTKPIGKGTGLGLSISYQIITQKHRGKLQCISAPGEGTEFLIVIPLNQ from the coding sequence ATGATGCCCCATTCTGCTCATCCCACTTTGGGCCAATCTTCTTACCCTCGCTTAACTAGAAGCCTAAGTGCTATTGAAAGTTGGGGCTTTGGTTTGACTGCTCATATTTCTTGGACAGCATTGGTTCCAGCAATTCATTTTGCTCTCGGTTCCCAAGCTATTTTTGTCTGGATACCTGCGGTGATTTTTGGAATGCTGCTCAACTATCAAGTAAAACGCTTGGGTATGCATTTTATAAATGTGGCAGGAGGAACACCTAACTATGCTAGTAAGCTACTGCAACACTACCCAGGACTTGCTAGCTATGCAGCAATTGGATACCTTCTCAATTGGGTTTCTTACTTAGCAGTTAATACAATCGTACTTAAAGACTTAATTAAGGTGAATTTAGAAGCGCTGGGTATTGCCTGTCCAGACATACTTCTGGAGATTAGCTTTACACTGTTGCCGTTCATCGTCGCCTTTAGTGGTACTCGCGCCCTGAGTATTTTACATCTGTTTTTTGTAATTCCAGCCTTTGGACTGTTAATGATTTTCTGCGTCCAAGGTCTGTGTTGGTTAGCCTTTTCTCCCGCTAGTCCTGGGTTTTTCCCTAGCAATTGGCCACCTTTGAGCTTCGTGGATTGGGCAAAGTGGTTCTTTTTCGTCACCTATGCAACTTACAGCTGTGAAACAGCTTCTTCTTTTGTTGCCGATAGCCGCCACCCTACCCAGACGCTACGCTTTCTAGATGTTGCCGCTTGGATGATGCCACCCATCTTTTTAGGAGGGTCTTGGGTGGTGATGCGGTTAGCAACAAATCCCAACCTTCAAGACAATGCTTTCCTAAATCTTGTAGCGGCTTCCCAGCCTTTTTGGGGAAGATTTGCTGGTGTAAGTGTTTCTTTTTTGCTAGTAGCTGCAAGTCTTTTAGGTTCGGCAACGGTGGTTTCTAATTGCCCGCGAATTTTGTATCAATTGGCTTTAGAGAAACACATCTCACCAGTATTTTCCGTTGTATCACGTCGGGGTGTGTTTGCCCCAGCATTGACATTAACACTGATATTGTGCTTAATCTATCTGATTTGGGGAGATGTCGCGCGAATCGTTGCTGTTGGTAACGTCGGTTGGTTTGTCTCCTTTATGTTACTGCATCTAGGGCTTTGGCTCCGGCGCGATCGCTCGGAAGTTTTGTTCCCTCGCATATCTTTGGGTATTCTGCTAATAGAAGTTGTAGTGCTGTTGGTGGGTGGACTAGCCTGGGGTTGGCTCAACTTGCTCATTGGGTTATTATTTCCCATTGGTGTCATGGCAATAGATGCAGTGATTCGCCGGGTAAACTTCCCTCCGTTCCATCCCAGTTGGTGGATGCAGCGATATCGCACGCGTCCTGTGATAATTATCAAAGATTCAGTAATTCTTCAGGTGAGCATCCTGATTTTTTTATTGTGTAGTGCAGTGGCAATTGGCTGGTTATTTGGTGTCAAACTTAATCAAGTCGCAACTGCGGGGGGTGAAAATATATTTGTAGTGCTGCTAATGAGTGTGGCATTTGTGGGAGTTGCGATCGCTTGTTGGACAAGTTTACCGCAAGTGGTTGCGATCGCAGAAGCCAGAGAAGCTGCCGAACACCTGTTTACTGTCGCCCAGGATGGTATTTTAGTCGTAGATGATCAAGGCATTATCCAGCAAGCTAACCCAGCTACCGAATCTTTCTTTGGTGTCAGCCCATCTGAGTTGCAGGGAAATTACCTCAACAAATGGCTACCTGCATTAGTCTACTATCCAGACCAGTGGATAAAGCGTAGCGAACAAACCCTACTCAGCAATGGGAAAAACAGAACCTTGGAAGTTTCCATTTCAGATAGACCCCATCAAGATTTTCAAGAGTATGTTGTCATTCTCCACGACATTACCCAGCGTAAGCAAGCAGAGCAGATATTGCGATATTCAGAAGCACAATTGCGCCAAGAGGCAAAACAGCTAGCATCTCAATTAGTGCAGAGTGAAAAAATGTCCAGTTTGGGGCAGTTGGTAGCAGGTGTAGCGCACGAAATCAACAACCCAGTCAACTTTATTTATGGCAATATTGCCCATGCCAATCAATATATCCAAGATTTACTAAGACTACTGCAACTATATCAGTACAACTATCCTAATCCCGGAACGGAAATTAAAAAAGAAACAGAAGCCATCGACTTAGATTTTCTGATTGCAGACTTACCAAACTTGCTCACTTCTATGACAGTTGGTGCCGAACGAATCACAGAAATCGTCTTATCTCTGCGAAACTTTTCGCGGTTAGATGAAGCAGAAATGAAAGCTGTGAATATCCATGAGGGCATAGATAATACGTTGATGATTCTGGAACATCGCCTCAAACCTAAATCTAACTATCTAGCAATTGAGGTGATCAAAGAGTACGGTGACTTGCCATTAGTAGAATGTTATGCTGGACAACTGAATCAAGTATTTATGAATCTTTTAGCAAATGCGATCGATGCTTTAGAAGAGGCAGTGGAAAATGGTGAGTGGGGAATAGAGAAAGCAGCACTCTCTACTCCCCAAATTTATATTCATACTCAACTCACTAGCGACAATCAAGTAGTTATTCGCATTGGTGACAATGGTATAGGCATTCCAGAAAACGTACAAAAACATTTATTTGAGCCATTTTTTACTACTAAACCAATTGGTAAAGGTACTGGGTTAGGTTTATCTATTAGTTACCAAATTATCACTCAAAAACATCGGGGAAAATTACAATGTATTTCTGCTCCTGGTGAAGGAACAGAATTTTTAATTGTAATTCCGTTAAACCAGTAA
- a CDS encoding BamA/TamA family outer membrane protein, with amino-acid sequence MRIQITVVAIAVMLVGGENPQALADLQSSTEDGAGSILLPEPTLKIEQGYAKYGDYIGSTPVDAQSVEFSQRIVKDIQIRFINNKDQLLDDKGQPIKGRTQKDFIISLLKLKPGQVFREDLLAADLQRLRRLESFSEVNVYREEDSSSVNIIYEIKERNFPSLILGGGNNDDVGLYGRVGYKDANVSGLNDKLDATVQISGKDVQFNGQFTSLYRPEEPNRLGYSIRGFRNRNTSGTFNDDIRLSNGDKVREGRFGGSVGVLQSFDEWDTAISFNYTRISLRDQEYNVVQVDRLGSPLSVSGTGIDDLFTLSFAVSRDQRDRRDNPTQGSILTLSTEQAIPIGLGNISSNRLQGDYIQYLPVNWIGNGRQTDHPEMLAINLQIGTTIGNFPPADAFNIGGPDSVRGYGYGKIASGRSYGLVSVEYRFPIFQSIGGVLFTDFASDFGSSETVLGEPGVLRDKPGSGFGYGLGLRVKSSFGLIRGDFGISDQGELRFEVTTGQRF; translated from the coding sequence ATGCGTATTCAAATAACTGTAGTTGCGATCGCAGTAATGTTAGTGGGTGGGGAAAATCCACAGGCCCTTGCAGACTTGCAATCTTCTACTGAAGATGGCGCTGGTAGTATTCTGTTACCAGAACCTACGTTAAAGATAGAGCAAGGGTATGCCAAATATGGTGATTATATAGGATCAACTCCAGTAGATGCCCAGTCTGTTGAGTTTTCCCAGAGAATTGTCAAAGACATCCAGATTCGTTTTATTAATAATAAAGATCAGTTGCTCGATGACAAAGGTCAGCCGATTAAAGGACGTACCCAAAAGGATTTCATCATTAGTCTGCTCAAACTCAAACCTGGTCAAGTATTCCGTGAAGATTTACTAGCAGCAGACTTGCAACGATTGAGGAGATTAGAGTCATTTAGTGAAGTCAATGTTTATCGAGAAGAAGATTCTTCCAGCGTTAATATCATTTATGAAATCAAAGAGCGTAATTTCCCTTCTCTAATTTTAGGAGGCGGTAATAACGACGATGTTGGGCTATACGGTCGGGTGGGTTATAAAGATGCAAATGTTAGCGGTCTTAACGATAAATTAGATGCAACTGTGCAAATCAGCGGTAAAGATGTCCAGTTTAATGGTCAGTTCACTAGTCTTTATCGTCCTGAAGAACCAAACCGCTTAGGCTACAGCATCAGAGGTTTTCGGAATCGAAATACATCGGGAACCTTCAACGACGATATCAGATTATCTAACGGTGACAAAGTTCGCGAGGGAAGATTTGGCGGTTCTGTGGGAGTTTTACAATCTTTTGATGAGTGGGATACAGCAATAAGCTTTAATTACACCAGAATTAGCCTACGCGATCAAGAATATAACGTTGTACAGGTCGATAGATTAGGGAGTCCTTTATCTGTGAGCGGTACTGGCATTGATGACCTATTTACATTATCCTTTGCTGTATCCAGAGATCAACGCGATCGCCGAGACAATCCCACTCAAGGATCAATTCTCACCCTCAGCACAGAACAAGCGATTCCCATTGGACTGGGTAATATTTCCAGCAATCGCCTACAGGGAGATTATATTCAGTATTTACCAGTCAATTGGATTGGTAATGGTAGACAAACCGACCATCCAGAAATGTTGGCGATTAATTTACAAATTGGCACGACTATTGGAAACTTTCCACCAGCTGATGCTTTTAATATTGGTGGGCCGGATTCTGTCAGGGGTTACGGTTATGGAAAAATTGCCAGTGGTCGGAGTTATGGTTTAGTTTCAGTAGAATATCGTTTCCCAATTTTTCAGTCAATCGGCGGAGTTCTCTTTACTGACTTCGCTTCCGATTTCGGGTCTAGCGAAACCGTGCTAGGAGAACCAGGAGTGTTGCGAGATAAACCTGGAAGTGGCTTTGGTTACGGCTTAGGATTGCGTGTCAAGTCATCCTTTGGGCTGATTCGAGGCGACTTTGGAATTAGCGACCAAGGAGAACTTAGATTTGAAGTGACTACAGGTCAGCGATTTTAA
- a CDS encoding DUF3598 family protein yields MTKSQWECFLQNLGVWEGSFTNFSPQGTLVNDTPSRLSLEGLNNNQTVRLTLCRSGRDDLVKEYSSLGRSLLFFENGSFSEGLIQLGPFSEFGAEVALVHENRRLRLVQLFDNTGQLKELILIREHLAGTPAAERPPLQINDLLGEWQGQAVTIYPDWRSPDTYSTTLKLQLDDTGRLIQSTSFAERIITSTATIKGPIVLFDQDPEKQVQVLLLPNGASATSPLKVQLRQPFFLEVGWLIQPNLRQRMIRSYNEKGEWVSLTLVTEERV; encoded by the coding sequence ATGACAAAATCACAATGGGAATGTTTTTTGCAGAATCTCGGTGTTTGGGAAGGTTCATTTACTAATTTTTCTCCCCAAGGGACACTTGTGAATGATACTCCTAGCCGCCTTTCCCTAGAAGGGTTGAACAATAACCAAACCGTGCGCTTAACTCTGTGCCGTTCGGGACGAGATGATTTAGTTAAAGAATATAGTTCTCTAGGGCGGAGTCTGCTATTTTTTGAAAATGGTTCATTTTCTGAAGGTTTAATTCAATTAGGCCCATTTTCCGAATTTGGCGCAGAAGTTGCTTTAGTTCATGAAAATCGCCGCTTGCGTCTGGTGCAACTGTTTGATAATACTGGTCAGCTAAAGGAATTAATCTTAATTCGAGAACATCTAGCTGGAACGCCAGCAGCAGAACGTCCACCCTTACAGATAAATGACTTGTTGGGAGAATGGCAAGGTCAAGCAGTGACAATATATCCAGATTGGCGATCGCCTGATACTTACTCTACAACCTTAAAATTACAACTAGATGATACTGGGCGATTAATTCAAAGTACTTCTTTTGCAGAACGTATAATTACCTCAACTGCTACCATCAAAGGCCCCATTGTTCTTTTTGATCAAGACCCAGAAAAGCAGGTGCAAGTATTACTGTTACCAAATGGCGCTTCTGCAACTTCACCTCTCAAGGTGCAGTTACGTCAACCTTTCTTTCTGGAAGTGGGTTGGTTAATTCAGCCAAACCTACGCCAGCGGATGATTCGCAGCTACAACGAGAAAGGCGAATGGGTTAGTCTGACATTAGTTACTGAAGAAAGGGTGTAA
- a CDS encoding cell division protein FtsX produces the protein MLKSLTKLDYLLKETLLGLMRGGWMNWAAVSTVTVLLFLFGLSLQTSWQVEKLLYQFGSQLEVSVYLEPDTQMESIEPLIAKMSEVAAIQTITKEEAWTKLVKEMRISDIEGTTQQLGENPLVDEMKVKARNSEVVPNLATQLAKLPGVETVQYVDEAVKRIAQLHQGLNWITLTITIILTLTAIAVTTTTIRLIVTARRQEIEIMQLVGATSAWIYLPFILQGIAFGLVGGAIAWSFISIIQQFLGKLLVNQPEFIQVITNRVQLTPAEILLLPLILLSFGAAVGLMGSLFAVRRFAKG, from the coding sequence GTGCTTAAATCTCTCACGAAACTTGACTACTTACTCAAAGAAACTCTCCTCGGTTTAATGCGGGGAGGTTGGATGAATTGGGCCGCTGTAAGTACTGTGACGGTGTTACTCTTTTTATTCGGCTTGAGTTTGCAAACCTCTTGGCAAGTCGAAAAACTCCTCTATCAGTTTGGTAGCCAGCTAGAAGTATCAGTTTATCTCGAACCGGATACGCAAATGGAAAGCATTGAGCCACTGATCGCAAAAATGTCAGAGGTGGCGGCGATACAAACCATTACCAAAGAGGAAGCTTGGACTAAGTTAGTTAAGGAAATGAGAATTTCTGATATTGAGGGTACTACCCAACAGCTAGGTGAGAATCCTTTGGTTGATGAGATGAAGGTGAAAGCGCGTAATTCTGAAGTTGTGCCAAATTTAGCAACGCAGTTGGCTAAGTTACCAGGAGTTGAGACAGTGCAGTATGTCGATGAAGCAGTCAAACGCATAGCCCAATTGCACCAAGGTCTGAACTGGATTACCTTAACAATTACAATTATTCTGACTTTAACAGCGATCGCAGTGACTACCACCACAATTAGGCTGATTGTCACAGCGCGACGCCAAGAAATTGAAATTATGCAACTAGTGGGAGCAACTTCTGCTTGGATTTACCTCCCGTTTATTTTACAAGGAATTGCTTTTGGTTTAGTTGGTGGTGCGATCGCTTGGAGCTTCATTTCTATAATTCAGCAATTTCTCGGTAAGTTGCTAGTCAATCAACCTGAGTTTATCCAAGTCATCACCAACAGAGTGCAACTCACTCCAGCAGAAATTTTATTATTGCCCCTGATTCTTTTAAGTTTCGGTGCAGCTGTAGGATTAATGGGGAGCTTATTTGCTGTCCGACGTTTTGCTAAAGGATAG
- the def gene encoding peptide deformylase → MPSEIAVEKKKLKNPPLELHYLGDRVLRQAAKRISKVDDELRQIVREMLQTMYSKDGIGLAAPQVGIHKQLIVIDLEPENAANQPLVLINPTIKQVSRDISVAQEGCLSIPNVYLDVKRPELVEIAYKDEYGRPRTLKANDLLGRCIQHEMDHLNGVVFVDRVENSLTLAQELSKNGFSYQAVKPIV, encoded by the coding sequence ATGCCCTCTGAAATTGCTGTAGAGAAAAAAAAGTTAAAAAATCCACCTTTGGAGCTTCATTATTTAGGCGATCGCGTGCTGCGTCAAGCTGCAAAGCGGATTTCTAAAGTTGATGATGAACTTCGCCAAATAGTGCGCGAAATGCTGCAAACTATGTACAGCAAGGATGGCATTGGTTTGGCTGCGCCCCAAGTGGGAATTCACAAACAACTAATTGTCATCGACTTGGAACCAGAGAATGCAGCTAATCAGCCTTTGGTGTTGATTAACCCCACCATTAAACAAGTCAGCCGCGACATCTCTGTTGCCCAAGAAGGATGCTTGAGTATCCCTAACGTATATCTAGACGTGAAGCGCCCCGAACTCGTGGAAATTGCCTATAAAGACGAATACGGCCGTCCCCGGACATTAAAGGCGAATGACCTTTTGGGACGCTGCATTCAGCACGAGATGGATCACCTTAACGGCGTGGTATTTGTAGATCGTGTAGAAAACTCCTTGACTTTAGCCCAGGAGCTATCTAAGAATGGCTTCTCGTATCAAGCGGTGAAACCAATAGTATAG